In Desulfosalsimonas propionicica, one DNA window encodes the following:
- a CDS encoding iron ABC transporter substrate-binding protein produces the protein MTSRLAVFFLALTAAAVMVLVPAAGNRAAWAQKMETVTDAAGRKVTVPVPAGHVICSGPGCLRLMVYLQATDRVVAVDSMEKDVSSGADPRPYALAHPELRDLPMFGEFRGMDNPELIAALDPRPEVIFKTFASMGHDPGELQKKTGIPVIVLQYGNLTGYRHQLDQSLEIMGRVLGKTQRAEEIIQFFDDQIADLARRTADVPQSAKPTCYVGGISYKGPHGFRSTEPDFPPFEFTRARHPANSARPTAGPVSNAQVAREQILAWNPEILFLDLAGTVSNPGASALDELHTDPAYQHLDAVGRGRVFGLMPYNWYAQNFGAVFANAWYVGKKLYPEKFSDIDPARKADQIFSFLVGRPVFDRINAMFGNRVFEQVMEQKGE, from the coding sequence ATGACATCCCGCCTGGCTGTTTTTTTCCTCGCCCTGACGGCCGCCGCGGTCATGGTTCTGGTCCCGGCGGCCGGAAACCGGGCCGCCTGGGCCCAAAAAATGGAGACCGTCACAGATGCCGCAGGCCGAAAGGTAACCGTTCCCGTGCCGGCCGGCCACGTGATTTGCTCGGGTCCGGGATGCCTGCGGCTTATGGTCTATCTTCAGGCAACAGACCGGGTGGTCGCGGTTGACAGCATGGAAAAAGACGTCTCTTCCGGTGCCGATCCCCGGCCCTATGCCCTGGCCCATCCGGAACTCCGGGACCTGCCCATGTTCGGGGAGTTCCGGGGCATGGACAACCCGGAACTCATTGCCGCTCTGGATCCCCGGCCCGAAGTGATTTTCAAAACCTTTGCCTCCATGGGCCATGATCCGGGCGAGCTCCAGAAAAAAACCGGGATTCCGGTCATTGTGCTCCAATACGGAAATCTCACCGGCTACCGCCATCAACTGGATCAATCCCTGGAGATCATGGGCCGGGTTTTGGGCAAAACCCAACGGGCAGAAGAAATCATCCAATTTTTTGACGATCAGATCGCAGATCTGGCCCGGCGTACCGCAGACGTGCCCCAATCGGCCAAACCCACCTGCTATGTGGGCGGGATTTCCTACAAGGGGCCCCATGGATTTCGCTCCACTGAGCCGGATTTTCCGCCCTTTGAATTCACCCGGGCCCGGCATCCGGCCAACAGCGCAAGGCCCACGGCCGGACCGGTTTCCAATGCCCAGGTGGCCCGGGAACAGATTTTGGCCTGGAACCCGGAAATTTTGTTTCTGGATCTTGCCGGCACCGTGTCCAATCCCGGTGCCAGCGCCCTGGATGAGCTGCACACGGATCCGGCATACCAGCACCTGGACGCGGTTGGCCGGGGCCGGGTATTCGGCCTGATGCCCTATAACTGGTATGCCCAGAATTTCGGGGCCGTTTTTGCCAATGCCTGGTATGTGGGCAAAAAGCTGTATCCGGAAAAATTCTCCGACATTGACCCGGCCAGAAAAGCAGATCAAATCTTTTCCTTTCTTGTGGGGCGTCCGGTTTTTGACCGGATCAACGCCATGTTCGGCAACCGGGTATTTGAACAAGTGATGGAACAAAAAGG
- a CDS encoding FmdE family protein has product MTAKEVMEREDFQKCLEFHGHLCPGVSIGYRAARTGMAHLSQKRSLDEELIAIVETDACSADAVQVLTGCTFGKGNFIYRDYGKMVFTFASRQTGRGVRVSLRPGAFEPDPEHMALLQKVIADQADETEKQRFSQIHEKRSHDILEMDEQSLFSIAETNIDLPGKAQIDPSVACNQCGEPTMAAKLVETKDGSRICRQCHGEEK; this is encoded by the coding sequence ATGACAGCAAAGGAAGTCATGGAACGCGAAGATTTTCAAAAATGCCTGGAATTTCACGGCCATCTGTGCCCCGGGGTTTCCATCGGGTACCGGGCGGCCCGCACCGGCATGGCCCACTTAAGCCAAAAACGATCCCTGGACGAGGAACTGATTGCCATCGTGGAAACCGACGCCTGCTCGGCCGATGCCGTACAGGTACTCACCGGGTGCACCTTTGGCAAGGGCAATTTTATTTACCGGGATTACGGAAAGATGGTGTTTACCTTTGCCAGCCGGCAGACCGGCCGGGGCGTGCGCGTATCCTTGCGCCCCGGTGCCTTTGAACCGGATCCCGAACACATGGCGCTTTTGCAGAAAGTCATTGCCGATCAGGCCGATGAAACAGAAAAGCAGCGCTTTTCCCAAATCCATGAAAAACGATCCCACGATATCCTGGAAATGGATGAACAATCCCTGTTCTCCATTGCGGAAACAAACATTGACCTGCCGGGCAAAGCCCAAATCGACCCTTCTGTTGCCTGCAACCAATGCGGGGAACCCACCATGGCGGCAAAACTGGTGGAAACCAAAGACGGCAGCCGCATATGCCGCCAGTGCCATGGGGAGGAAAAATGA